From a region of the Gossypium raimondii isolate GPD5lz chromosome 10, ASM2569854v1, whole genome shotgun sequence genome:
- the LOC105777160 gene encoding phospholipase A I produces the protein MSWGLGWKRPSEIFRLSLYYGYEESREDLDRTSSQLIGSCSSSSASLTPPQDQQEPGFKIDLDWVSGDDVDQVALRLQSQLMLALPSSQDTVAIELKETEENVVRVEMYVEKRREPLRAVTVVKATGSSQQSDGVGVLLRLLRSNLVPSVDADPVANDDHWKGITSLSLCGCGLTTLPVELTQLPILEKLYLDYNKLSQLPPELGDVKNLKVLRADCNMLLSVPVELKQCIGLVELSLEHNKIVRLLLDFRATIELEILRLFGNPLEFLPEILPLRKLSQLSLANIRIVADENLRSVTVQIEMENSSYFGTSKHKLSAFFSLIFRFSSCHHPLIASALTKIIMQDQGNCVLIGKDENALRQLISMISSDNRHVVSQACSALSTLAGDVSVAMELMKCDIMKPIEFVMKSIAPEEQVSVLQVVGTLAFGSDIVAQKMLSRDVLRSLKILCANKNPEVQRLALLAVGNLAFCLENRFILVTSESLRELLMRLTFTSEPRVNKAAARALAILGENENLRRAIRGRQVPKRGLRILSMDGGGMKGLATVQMLKEIEKGTGKRIHELFDLVCGTSTGGMLAVALGIKLMTLDQCEEIYKKLGKLVFTEPVPKDEAATWREKFDQLYKSSSQSIRVAVHGSKHSADQFERLLKEMCADEDGDLLIDSAVKNIPKVFVVSTLVSVMPAQPFLFRNYQYSVGTPEVPLAILEGSVTTIQGAQFGYKRNAFIGSCKHHVWKAIRASSAAPYYLDDFSDDVNRWQDGAIVANNPTLFSIREAQLLWPDTKIDCLVSIGSGSVPTKARKGGWRYLDTGQVLIESSCSVERAEEALSAMLTMLPEIQYFRFNPVDERCDMELDETDPTVWLKLEASVKDYIQNNSDAFKNACERLLVPFARDEKWTEKFKSQHFARAKASNAVLDENTPSLGWRRNVLLVEALSSPDSGRIVHHAQALESFCVQNGIRLTLLHDISGVSKTVPTTTFPTPFTSPLLAGSFPSNSLSFIPIDLQRLGQIDKISPFSLDGLLSGKKTTSQPKSPTGPRELSLPVQSLHEKLQNLPQVGIIHLALQNDSVGSILSWQNEVFVVAEPGELADRFLQSVKVSMLSMMRSRNRKGASPFAQVTTIADLIRCRPYFQVGNIGHRYIGRQTQVTEDDQEIGAYMFRRTVPSLHIKPDDVRWMVGAWRDRIIIFTGTYGPSANLIKAFLDSGAKAVLCPTAEPQDVLINDLGEYNVLGKGRFEIGDEDPEDEDSETETETETESELETISPSSDWDDHDMEKNTDHGTSFWDKEEDELSRFVCKLYDSIFREGATVDVALKNSLACHRKLRYTCHLPYLK, from the exons TTGAATTGAAAGAGACGGAAGAGAATGTGGTGCGGGTGGAGATGTATGTTGAGAAGAGGAGGGAACCGTTACGGGCGGTTACGGTGGTTAAGGCAACCGGGTCGAGTCAGCAGAGTGATGGAGTCGGAGTTTTGCTTCGGTTGTTACGGTCGAATTTGGTTCCTTCTGTTGACGCGGATCCGGTTGCGAATGATGATCATTGGAAAGGCATCACTTCGCTTAGCCTTTGCGGTTGCGGTTTAACG ACACTGCCTGTTGAGTTAACTCAGTTGCCAATTCTTGAGAAATTATACCTTGATTACAACAAGCTATCACAGTTACCACCTGAGCTTGGTGATgtaaaaaacttaaaagtaCTTAGGGCTGATTGCAACATGCTTCTTTCAGTGCCTG TGGAACTGAAACAGTGTATTGGGTTGGTGGAATTATCATTAGAGCATAATAAAATTGTTCGGCTTCTTCTCGACTTCAG GGCTACGATTGAGTTAGAAATTCTTAGATTGTTTGGTAATCCACTTGAATTCCTTCCTGAGATCTTGCCTTTACGCAAGCTAAGTCAGTTGTCCCTTGCAAATATCAGGATTGTGGCTGATGAAAATCTAAGATCGGTGACCGTGCAAATAGAG ATGGAGAACAGTTCTTATTTTGGCACATCTAAACACAAGCTGAGTGCCTTTTTCTCTCTCATATTCCGTTTTTCCTCTTGTCATCACCCGTTGATAGCGTCTGCACTGACGAAGATAATAATGCAAGACCAAGGGAACTGTGTACTTATTGGTAAAGATGAGAATGCACTGCGGCAGCTCATTAGCATGATAAGTAGTGACAACCGCCATGTG GTCAGTCAAGCCTGCTCTGCTCTATCAACTCTTGCTGGAGATGTTTCTGTGGCCATGGAATTGATGAAATGTGACATCATGAAACCCATTGAATTTGTTATGAAGTCTATTGCCCCAGAAGAACAGGTTTCTGTGCTACAAGTTGTGGGCACTTTGGCCTTTGGATCTGATATTGTAGCTCAGAAGATGCTATCAAGGGATGTTTTGAGATCATTAAAAATACTGTGCGCCAATAAAAATCCAGAG GTGCAAAGGCTTGCTTTGCTAGCTGTTGGAAATTTGGCCTTCTGTCTGGAGAATCGCTTCATTCTTGTCACCTCGGAAAGCTTGAGGGAACTTCTCATGCGGCTGACTTTTACATCTGAACCACGTGTGAATAAAGCTGCAGCTCGTGCTTTGGCAATTCTTG GAGAGAATGAGAACCTTCGACGTGCTATTAGAGGGAGACAGGTACCAAAACGAGGCCTGCGCATACTCTCAATGGATGGAGGTGGCATGAAAGGTCTTGCAACTGTGCAGATGcttaaagaaattgagaaggGAACTGGAAAGCGAATACATGAGTTATTTGACCTTGTATGCGGAACATCAACCGGTGGCATGCTCGCTGTTGCCCTTGGCATTAAGTTGATGACCTTGGATCAATGTGAAGAAATATACAAAAAACTTG GAAAACTTGTTTTCACTGAACCTGTGCCAAAGGATGAAGCTGCAACATGGAGAGAAAAGTTTGATCAGCTTTATAAAAGTTCATCACAGAGTATCAGAGTTGCTGTACATGGATCTAAA CACAGTGCAGATCAGTTTGAAAGGTTGCTGAAGGAAATGTGTGCTGATGAGGATGGTGACCTACTAATCGATTCTGCTGTAAAAAACATTCCAAAAGTTTTTGTTGTGTCGACATTGGTGAGCGTTATGCCAGCTCAGCCTTTTTTATTCCGCAATTATCAG TACTCTGTTGGAACACCAGAGGTGCCTCTTGCAATACTCGAAGGTTCAGTAACCACTATTCAAGGTGCTCAATTTGGCTACAAGCGAAATGCTTTTATTGGAAGTTGTAAACACCATGTATGGAAAGCTATAAGAGCATCTTCTGCTGCCCCATATTATCTTGATGACTTCTCGGATG ATGTAAACCGCTGGCAAGATGGTGCTATAGTGGCAAATAATCCAACTTTATTTTCCATACGAGAAGCACAACTTTTATGGCCTGATACAAAAATTGACTGTTTAGTTTCAATTGGCAGTGGTTCTGTGCCTACGAAG GCACGAAAAGGAGGTTGGCGTTACCTGGATACTGGACAAGTGCTGATTGAGAGTTCATGCTCTGTGGAGCGAGCTGAGGAAGCATTGAGTGCAATGTTAACCATGCTCCCTGAGATCCAATACTTTCGGTTTAATCCAG TTGATGAACGTTGTGACATGGAGCTAGATGAGACTGATCCAACAGTTTGGCTCAAGTTGGAAGCTTCTGTAAAGGACTACATCCAAAACAATTCAGATGCCTTCAAGAATGCATGTGAAAGACTTCTTGTACCCTTTGCACGTGATGAGAAGTGGACAGAAAAATTTAAATCTCAACATTTTGCTAGGGCTAAAGCATCAAATGCAG TACTAGATGAGAATACCCCTTCATTAGGTTGGAGGCGAAATGTACTACTTGTTGAAGCTTTGTCTAGTCCTGATTCAGGAAGAATAGTGCACCATGCTCAGGCACTCGAGTCATTTTGTGTACAAAATGGAATCAGATTAACTCTTTTGCATGACATATCTGGAGTTTCAAAGACAGTACCGACAACAACATTTCCGACACCATTTACCTCTCCTCTTCTCGCTGGAAGTTTCCCCTCAAACTCTCTTTCCTTCATTCCTATTGACCTGCAAAGGCTTGGCCAAATTGACAAGATCTCACCTTTTAGCTTAGATGGATTACTATCTGGAAAGAAAACAACATCTCAGCCAAAGTCTCCTACTGGACCCAGGGAACTATCTTTACCTGTACAGTCATTACATGAAAAGTTACAGAATCTACCACAAGTTGGCATTATACATTTAGCCCTTCAAAATGACTCAGTTGGCTCAATATTAAG TTGGCAAAACGAGGTGTTTGTTGTAGCTGAACCTGGAGAACTGGCTGATAGGTTTCTACAAAGTGTCAAGGTTAGCATGTTGTCAATGATGCGGAGCCGGAACCGTAAGGGTGCATCACCTTTTGCACAAGTAACAACTATTGCTGATTTGATTCGTTGTAGACCATACTTCCAAGTTGGAAACATTGGGCATAGATATATTGGACGCCAAACCCAA GTTACGGAAGATGATCAAGAAATCGGGGCATACATGTTCCGCCGCACGGTCCCTTCTTTGCACATAAAACCTGATGATGTTCGTTGGATG GTTGGAGCTTGGAGGGACAGGATCATAATCTTCACTGGAACTTATGGCCCCTCTGCAAATTTAATTAAAGCCTTCCTAGACTCTGGTGCTAAAGCTGTTTTATGCCCCACAGCTGAGCCTCAGGATGTGTTGATCAATGACTTAGGAGAGTACAACGTTTTGGGAAAGGGAAGGTTCGAGATTGGTGACGAAGATCCAGAAGACGAAGACTCCGAAACCGAAACCGAAACCGAAACTGAATCCGAACTAGAAACTATCAGTCCGTCAAGCGACTGGGATGATCATGACATGGAGAAGAACACGGACCATGGTACCAGCTTTTGGgataaagaagaagatgaacTATCAAGGTTTGTCTGCAAATTATATGACTCAATATTTCGTGAAGGTGCAACAGTGGATGTTGCCCTAAAAAATTCTCTTGCTTGCCATAGGAAGCTGAGGTATACATGTCATCTTCCCTATCTTAAATAG